The following are encoded together in the Tetrapisispora phaffii CBS 4417 chromosome 5, complete genome genome:
- the KIP1 gene encoding Kip1p (similar to Saccharomyces cerevisiae KIP1 (YBL063W); ancestral locus Anc_7.387): MVDNNAQDADESILVSETDDASIAEQSTKASDGGVYVNDSSKSLSHTKDDNIKVYVRCRSRTQREIDEKSSVVISTLGANGNKVILSPNQSRKLYNTNANGSTRTKNNTNLNNNIKNATTNSNTGTNGRTYTFDKVFGVESDQETLFESVAKNYIYEMLQGYNCTVFAYGQTGTGKTYTMSGDLNILGNLDSKDKILLGEHAGIIPRVLVYLFKELSKNDTITNTKVNNNKNNNNNSNNKNEEQINLKNTEYSVKVSFLELYNEKLTDLLSNYKTDALNSNDKLINQTSGNSTPYSITNGLNVNDKFKIKNNNLHDFDGKNVRIMSNQNKSASNCNGSSITVKGMEEIYIKSAHEGLQLLTEGSLKRKVASTKLNDLSSRSHTIFTIITNVTKVDPVTGKHFVKTGKLNLVDLAGSENINRSGAENKRAQEAGLINKSLLTLGRVINALVDRSHHIPYRESKLTRLLQDSLGGKTKTCIIATVSPAKISLEETVSTLEYATRAKSIKNTPQINQSLSKDTFIHEYINEIDRLRNELKLARTKEGIYITQDQLDLYESNSILITEQKAKIDNMEDQIKRFKAKYVEETESNRILLNKLEQSEDANQKLSEKTKVIISLFKRYQENFKIFNSNINQIHSSNLEVFDSLQNHKDKLDLCSKKNIKTLKEIYIAEEKYTEQLNTLKASLSSYSDRFMLVFSSVFDEMENNSIEFERNVKSKLSSLDLTMVVEEIKNMKETVEMICNNILIASDTWDSSYKEVYNSHLMTLKNCFNMVEHKCANINQLMDENFSKFQNDIKSGVHNYKNVSSDHTNDMKHTIYEQSLEIEKLKEKIIIEQQNSKSVESRLNKVIDYFEDEILKSRRKITTDLIDTLKQSEKDHLELDKQILNRTLSGLRNFENEKQSDLQKSINALTSKFSDVFKNVSLVAEQLPLTIDLTSENLLTTIDEFLKTSPISTELIELVDLVRSYTEQSKSKPILDLLEQLNETRKLMLGDVSMHLKDQISSLTNFTREKKEKFTESNVMASNFIDQFIKYILTDYKDNMTQIPKSQNNVIVDNTNTIETIINSMNELKKESNINEYSDKSKDLVSTFKRNLPVLELPQDFKVFKDIAEEVQGTAHEDQFSPSRSHKLNSLKIIPSTPVPIPDYPLPKVLIPKSVNTSAQRSKTIQSPFKEANILRNITDISNPNNLKRRFTSDSLIHPTEPTDDKIKNCILPHNFIKNSHNVQNIAYII; the protein is encoded by the coding sequence aTATGTGAGATGCAGATCAAGGACTCAACGAGAAATAGATGAAAAAAGTAGTGTGGTTATTTCAACATTAGGTGCAAACGGTAATAAAGTGATTTTATCACCAAATCAATCgagaaaattatataatacaaATGCTAATGGGAGTACAAgaactaaaaataataccaatttaaataataatattaaaaatgcaaCTACTAATAGTAACACTGGTACTAATGGTAGAACATACACTTTTGATAAAGTCTTTGGAGTTGAATCAGATCAGGAAACTTTATTTGAGTCAGTAGcgaaaaattatatatatgaaatgTTACAAGGTTATAATTGCACTGTGTTTGCGTATGGTCAAACTGGTACTGGTAAAACGTACACGATGTCTGgtgatttaaatatattaggTAATTTAGATTCAAAggataaaatattattaggGGAACACGCAGGAATTATTCCAAGGgtattagtatatttattcaaagaattaTCTAAAAATGATACTATAACTAATACGAAggttaataataataaaaataataataataatagtaataataagaatgaggaacaaattaatttaaaaaatactgAATATTCAGTGAAAGTTTCTTTTCTAGAATTGTACAATGAGAAATTAACCgatttattatcaaattataaaactgATGCcttaaattcaaatgataaattaataaatcaaacaAGTGGGAATTCCACTCCATATAGTATAACGAATGGTTTAAAtgttaatgataaatttaaaataaaaaataacaatttaCACGATTTTGATGGAAAAAATGTAAGAATTATGAGTAACCAGAATAAATCCGCATCGAATTGTAACGGTTCATCTATTACTGTGAAAGGTATGgaagaaatatatattaaatcaGCGCATGAAGGTTTACAATTGCTGACGGAAGGGTCACTAAAAAGGAAAGTTGCATCAACTAAATTAAACGATTTATCATCTAGATCACACACTATTTTCACCATAATAACAAATGTTACTAAAGTTGACCCAGTAACAGGGAAACATTTTGTTAAAACTggtaaattaaatttggtTGATTTGGCTGGTagtgaaaatataaatagatCAGGTGCAGAGAATAAAAGAGCTCAGGAAGCTGGactaataaataaatctCTGTTAACCTTAGGGAGAGTCATAAATGCATTAGTAGATCGTTCCCATCATATACCATATAGAGAATCGAAATTAACAAGGTTACTTCAAGATTCGCTTGGCGGTAAAACAAAGACGTGTATTATAGCTACTGTTTCTCCTGcaaaaatatcattggAAGAAACCGTTAGCACTTTAGAATATGCTACTAGAgcaaaatcaattaaaaatacCCCCCAGATAAATCAATCGTTATCGAAGGATACTTTTATtcatgaatatattaatgaaattgatagATTACGAAATGAATTGAAGCTTGCGAGAACGAAAGAAGGTATATACATAACACAAGATCAATTAGATCTATACGAAagtaattcaattttaataacagAGCAAAAGGctaaaattgataatatgGAAGATCAGATCAAACGATTTAAAGCCAAATATGTTGAAGAAACAGAATCGAAcagaatattattgaataaattagaGCAATCTGAAGATGCAAACCAAAAATTATCAGAGAAAACAAAAGTcattatatcattattcaaaCGCTACCAAGagaattttaaaatctttaattcTAACattaatcaaattcattCGTCTAATCTTGAAGTTTTCGATAGTTTGCAAAACCACAAAGATAAATTGGACCTTtgttcaaaaaaaaatattaagacattaaaagaaatttacATTGCTGAAGAAAAGTACACGGAACAGTTGAATACTCTAAAAGCTAGTTTGTCTTCTTATTCTGATAGATTCATGTTAGTGTTTTCTAGTGTATTTGATGAAAtggaaaataattcaatagaATTCGAAAGGAATGTAAAAAGTAAACTGTCATCGTTAGATTTAACTATGGtagttgaagaaattaaaaatatgaagGAGACTGTGGAGATGATATGtaacaatatattgattGCATCTGATACCTGGGATTCTAGCTATAAGGAAGTATATAATTCACATTTGATGACTTTAAAAAACTGTTTTAACATGGTGGAACATAAATGCGCTAATATAAATCAGTTAATGGACGAAAACTTCAGTAAATTTCAGAACGACATTAAATCAGGTGttcataattataaaaatgtCAGTAGTGATCATACTAATGACATGAAACATACTATTTATGAGCAATCTCtagaaattgaaaagttaaaagaaaaaataattattgaGCAACAGAACTCAAAAAGCGTAGAAAGTCGGTTAAATAAGGTAATTGACTActttgaagatgaaattttaaaatcaagGAGAAAAATAACTACTGATTTGATTGATACTCTAAAGCAATCAGAAAAAGATCATCTGGAGTTAGACAAACAAATCCTAAATAGAACATTATCTGGATTAAGAAactttgaaaatgaaaagcAATCTGATTTACAAAAGTCTATTAATGCATTAACTTCGAAGTTCTCTGACGTATTCAAAAACGTTTCTTTAGTAGCTGAACAACTTCCCTTAACAATTGACTTAACATCTGAAAACTTATTAACTACAATCGAcgaatttttaaaaacgTCTCCAATTTCAACCGAGCTCATAGAATTAGTAGATCTTGTCAGATCTTACACTGAGCAATCAAAATCGAAACCTATTCTAGATCTTTTAGAACAACTAAACGAAACTAGGAAATTGATGTTAGGAGATGTATCAATGCATTTGAAGGACCAAATTAGTTCATTGACAAACTTCACTCgagaaaagaaagaaaaattcaCTGAAAGTAATGTCATGGCCAGTAATTTTATTGaccaatttattaaatatattttaacggattataaagataatatGACACAAATTCCTAAATCACAGAATAATGTCATAGTTGACAATACTAATACTATAGaaactattattaattctaTGAATGAACTTAAAAAAGAGAGTAACataaatgaatattcaGATAAAAGTAAGGATTTGGTTAGTAcctttaaaagaaatttgCCAGTATTGGAACTGCCTCAAGATTTTAAGGTATTCAAAGATATTGCAGAAGAAGTTCAAGGAACCGCCCATGAAGATCAATTTTCTCCATCAAGGTCACATAAATTAAACAGCCTTAAAATTATACCTTCAACACCAGTCCCAATTCCTGATTATCCTTTACCTAAAGTTCTGATTCCTAAAAGCGTAAACACGTCAGCACAGAGATCTAAAACAATTCAATCTCCATTTAAGGAAGCAAACATCTTAAGAAATATTACCGACATTTCAAACCCTAATAATCTAAAAAGAAGATTCACATCAGATTCATTAATCCATCCAACAGAACCAACTGAtgacaaaataaaaaactgCATATTACCccataattttataaaaaattcacATAATGTACAAAATATAGCATATATAATCTAA
- the SHC1 gene encoding Shc1p (similar to Saccharomyces cerevisiae SKT5 (YBL061C) and SHC1 (YER096W); ancestral locus Anc_7.386), with protein sequence MEIDCLYKPLFTTISRTQSLSTDVRGRNDQDNKTSGSEVNSVHSCSVEFFDVNTFFDECIQKDTGINIGNRDFTDNTGIPAIALTSNCDSATNSNSSGKETSILSSAPSESTESDISLNITFTLKSPLNEMPSVESIQSLIKFAKNSMDPKTLFQCIQKMLVVVCWINMNPSNYNKNSLNKSLIRTLKRNLKFLIARKYKDAGYILADAYSSGLFGSVDNKKAFILFRNASQLGHIEATFRTAYCYERGLGVEASSWKALKYLEYAAKQKHQIAMFKLGMAYYYEKLGAPKNDVTKLSGVTWLTRAVDCSDNVICDAPYELGKIYATGYKDLILKDTLYSELLFRKAEMLGYSSSKGSAADFIG encoded by the coding sequence ATGGAAATCGACTGCTTGTATAAACCTCTATTTACAACAATATCAAGAACACAATCACTTTCAACAGATGTCAGAGGAAGAAACGATcaagataataaaacttCAGGTTCGGAAGTAAACTCAGTGCACTCCTGTTCTGTAGAATTTTTCGATGTCAACacattttttgatgaatGCATACAGAAAGACACAGGGATAAATATTGGCAACCGAGACTTTACTGACAATACTGGAATCCCTGCAATTGCTCTTACATCTAATTGTGATTCTGCTACCAATTCTAATTCGTCTGGTAAAGAAACATCCATCTTAAGTTCTGCTCCTTCGGAGTCAACGGAATCAGATATTTCTCTGAATATAACCTTTACGTTGAAATCACCATTAAATGAAATGCCTAGCGTAGAAAGCATCCAAAGTTTGATTAAATTTGcaaaaaattcaatggACCCAAAAACTTTATTTCAGTGCATTCAAAAAATGCTAGTTGTTGTTTGTTGGATTAATATGAACCCAAGTAATtacaataaaaattcacTAAATAAATCGCTGATTAGAACtctaaaaagaaatttgaAGTTTTTAATTGCAAGAAAGTATAAAGATGCAGGGTACATTTTGGCAGATGCGTATTCATCAGGTTTATTTGGATCAGTAGACAATAAAAAAGCATTTATTCTATTTCGAAATGCTTCCCAATTAGGTCACATTGAAGCTACCTTTAGAACAGCGTACTGTTATGAAAGAGGCTTGGGTGTTGAAGCATCCTCTTGGAAAgctttgaaatatttggaatATGCGGCAAAACAAAAGCATCAGATAGCTATGTTTAAACTTGGTATGGCTTACTACTATGAAAAGTTAGGTGCGCCTAAAAACGATGTAACAAAACTTTCCGGTGTGACATGGTTAACTAGAGCTGTCGATTGTTCAGATAATGTCATTTGTGATGCACCTTATGAATTAGGAAAAATTTATGCCACGGGGTATAAAGATctaatattgaaagataCTTTATATTCTGAACTGTTATTTAGGAAAGCAGAGATGTTGGGGTACTCTTCCAGTAAAGGCTCAGCTGCGGATTTCATTGGGTAA
- the RAD51 gene encoding recombinase RAD51 (similar to Saccharomyces cerevisiae RAD51 (YER095W); ancestral locus Anc_7.385): MTEIEGNAMDVNNLVANDSAQQVGDTSMSDAQQEDQVAENDENHDMANGDGGLVAFVPLEKLQVNGITSTDLKRLRESGLHTAEAVAYAPRKDLLLIKGISEAKADKLLNEAARLVPMGFVTAADFHVRRSEMICLTTGSKNLDTMLGGGVETGSITELFGEFRTGKSQLCHTLAVTCQLPLDIGGGEGKCLYIDTEGTFRPVRLVSIAQRFGLDPDDALNNVAYARAYNADHQIRLLDAAAQMMSESRFSLIIVDSVMALYRTDFSGRGELSARQMHLAKFMRALQRLADQFGVAVVVTNQVVAQVDGGMMFNPDPKKPIGGNIMAHSSTTRLGFKKGKGCQRYCKVVDSPCLPEAECIFAIYEDGIGDPREEDE; the protein is encoded by the coding sequence ATGACGGAAATTGAAGGTAACGCTATGGACGTGAACAATCTGGTGGCAAATGACAGTGCACAACAAGTGGGTGATACCTCGATGAGCGATGCTCAACAAGAAGATCAAGTAGCAGAAAACGATGAGAACCATGACATGGCAAATGGTGATGGTGGTTTGGTTGCTTTTGTTCCGCTAGAGAAACTGCAGGTTAATGGTATCACTTCGACTGATTTGAAAAGATTGAGAGAAAGTGGTTTACATACTGCTGAAGCTGTCGCATATGCTCCTCGCAAGGATCTACTGCTAATCAAAGGTATATCCGAGGCGAAAGCCGACAAGTTATTGAATGAGGCAGCAAGGCTGGTACCCATGGGTTTTGTTACGGCCGCAGATTTCCATGTTAGAAGATCAGAAATGATTTGTTTGACTACAGGttctaaaaatttagatACAATGTTAGGTGGAGGTGTTGAAACAGGCTCTATCACTGAACTATTTGGTGAATTTAGAACAGGTAAATCGCAACTGTGCCATACTTTAGCAGTCACTTGCCAACTACCTCTTGACATTGGTGGAGGTGAAGGtaaatgtttatatatcGATACTGAAGGTACGTTTAGACCAGTAAGACTTGTATCCATTGCTCAAAGGTTTGGATTGGACCCGGACGATGCTTTGAATAACGTAGCATACGCTAGAGCGTACAATGCCGACCATCAGATTAGATTATTAGACGCAGCAGCACAAATGATGAGTGAATCAAGATTTTCTTTGATTATAGTAGACTCAGTGATGGCTTTGTACAGAACAGATTTCTCAGGTCGTGGTGAACTTAGTGCAAGACAGATGCATTTGGCTAAGTTTATGCGTGCACTACAAAGGTTGGCCGATCAATTTGGTGTAGCTGTAGTAGTTACCAATCAAGTTGTTGCTCAAGTTGATGGAGGTATGATGTTCAACCCGGACCCAAAAAAGCCAATTGGTGGTAATATCATGGCACATTCATCAACTACTAGACTGGGTTTCAAAAAGGGAAAAGGTTGTCAAAGATATTGTAAAGTGGTCGACTCTCCTTGTTTACCAGAAGCTGAATGCATCTTTGCCATTTATGAAGATGGTATCGGGGACCCAAGGGAAGAGGATGAATAA
- the YEL1 gene encoding Arf family guanine nucleotide exchange factor YEL1 (similar to Saccharomyces cerevisiae YBL060W; ancestral locus Anc_7.384) gives MSRFDRGRNLVEVEQRNASLTSIPNSLINSKRLKNRSESFFFTTSRESIPPNRSVTTSAIEPTKTGITDDKDYQIALEIFNFRYKKIDYKEYANFLGTSKNNKILKYYINLLEPFPHSLLALLEKLSERIYFIAEAQNIDRILEEVSIQYINFFTNVDSQPNVIGLWHFNYKIVHITLFSLLLMNSDLHNEENVKHQQKNKVSQYSVDTFLDNTIYAIKKEYFPDAPNREIDSLNLPNQDELVSELTSYFELNKNKPLSLFSKDGNKGEGGGGKNKNSKKKLEKEYTSISGGNNSLTVKGSSTNNRGTRSRRSSIYSLSHTRSPSLHSVNSAFSSKTTATSNSYGNQTSDFDIANTSADWKFHNNIPLSNLFHPEPFDSEFMHENFTYWFMDGIIMIASNSNHNKKLNRIYNNNSNNSNSNTDEASMRRLTSSSSLNSLATSTDKKNRDKSKFKSPQKLLFKFLRKSKKPTIFDEAITPSAFLNEKSTWSRAKVQISEGRIFIFKLHHMLNISTTNLLKIGDIEEFKKLSSSYVVHNLFNVLAELVQENVVIGQSPNSSNIVEARGNFMISIPNPLGKCKLLVLEFQTDTVEEAQLYVETINFWAARLTPVPSAQFELVSNEEYGWSSLLLSNPQKINKVPSISTWAPLLTSDLLCTEDDSIIDESPLQERIDQLTKFTTELEQLLDEHNNNKPKIIQIWSNTPSFDKIMDNWNHRYLFLNKQFEKQSIYLKALNKAKEIIPN, from the coding sequence ATGTCTCGTTTTGATAGAGGCAGGAATCTAGTCGAAGTAGAGCAACGTAATGCATCTTTGACTTCAATTCCTAATAGTCTGATCAATTCCAAGCGCTTGAAGAACAGAAGtgaatcattttttttcactaCGTCAAGAGAGTCTATTCCACCAAATCGATCTGTCACTACATCTGCTATCGAACCGACTAAAACTGGAATAACGGATGACAAAGATTATCAGATTGCGTTAGAGATCTTCAACTTTCGGTACAAGAAGATCGACTATAAGGAGTATGCTAATTTTTTAGGAACAtcaaaaaacaataaaatattgaaatattatattaactTATTAGAGCCTTTCCCACATTCATTACTTGctttattagaaaaattatcagaAAGGATATATTTCATTGCAGAGGCTCAGAATATTGATAGAATCTTAGAAGAAGTATCGATTCAGtacattaattttttcacaAATGTGGATTCTCAACCCAATGTTATTGGATTATGGCactttaattataaaattgttCATATTACACTATTTTCTTTGCTGTTGATGAACTCAGATTTAcataatgaagaaaatgttaaacaccaacaaaaaaataaagtatcTCAATATTCCGTTGATACATTCCTCGATAATACAATTTATGCGATTaagaaagaatattttCCAGATGCACCAAATAGAGAAATAGACTCTTTGAACTTACCTAACCAAGATGAACTTGTATCAGAGTTAACctcatattttgaattaaataagaataaacCATTGAGtctattttcaaaagatggTAACAAAGGAGAAGGAGGAGGAGGTAAAAAtaagaattcaaaaaagaaattggaGAAAGAATACACAAGTATCTCTGGTGGGAATAATAGCTTGACCGTAAAAGGATCTTCTACAAATAACAGGGGAACAAGATCGAGAAGatcatcaatatattcCTTATCACACACACGATCACCAAGTTTACATAGTGTTAATTCAgcattttcatcaaaaacAACTGCGACCTCAAACTCCTATGGTAATCAAACTAGTGATTTCGATATTGCCAATACTAGTGCAGATTGGAAATttcataataatattcctttgtcaaatttatttcatcCTGAACCTTTCGACTCTGAGTTCATGCATGAAAATTTCACATATTGGTTTATGGATGGTATCATTATGATTGCCAGCAATTCAAatcataataaaaaattgaataggatttataataataacagcAATAACAGCAATAGCAACACAGATGAAGCATCTATGAGGAGATTAACATCAAGCTCTTCACTTAACAGCTTGGCTACATCTActgataaaaaaaatcgagataaatcaaaatttaagaGTCCGCAAAAATTGctctttaaatttttaaggAAAAGCAAGAAACCAACGATATTCGATGAAGCTATTACTCCTTCTGCTTTCTtgaatgaaaaatcaaCATGGAGCAGAGCAAAAGTACAGATATCTGAAGGTAggatatttatattcaaactGCATCATATGCTAAACATATCCACTACTAACTTATTGAAGATTGGAGACATTGAAGAGTTCAAAAAGTTAAGTTCATCCTACGTTGTTcataatttattcaatgtATTGGCCGAATTAGTGCAAGAGAATGTGGTCATTGGACAATCACCAAATTCGAGTAACATTGTGGAAGCAAGAGGTAATTTCATGATTTCCATTCCAAATCCGCTTGGCAAGTGCAAATTGCTTGTATTAGAATTCCAAACGGATACTGTTGAAGAAGCCCAATTATACGTTGAAACTATAAACTTTTGGGCTGCCAGGTTGACACCCGTACCCTCTGCCCAGTTTGAATTGGTTTCCAATGAGGAATACGGTTGGAGTTccttattattatcaaatccACAAAAAATCAACAAGGTCCCAAGCATTTCAACATGGGCTCCATTACTTACCTCCGATCTGCTCTGCACTGAAGATGATTCCATAATCGATGAAAGTCCATTACAAGAACGAATAGACCAGTTGACTAAATTCACAACGGAGTTAGAACAATTGCTGGATGAACATAACAATAACAAGCCCAAAATAATACAGATTTGGAGCAACACACCTTCTTTTGACAAAATCATGGACAATTGGAATCATAGATACCTTTTCTTAAACAAGCAATTCGAGAAGCAGAGCATCTACTTAAAGGCATTAAACAAAGCTAAAGAAATAATACCCAATTGA
- the PUP3 gene encoding proteasome core particle subunit beta 3 (similar to Saccharomyces cerevisiae PUP3 (YER094C); ancestral locus Anc_7.383) has translation MSDPSSINGGIVVAMAGKDCVAIACDLRLGSQSLGVSNNFEKIFNYGHVFFGITGLATDVTTLNEVFRYKTNLYKLKEERPIEPETFTQLVSSTLYEKRFGPYFVGPVVAGINSKSGKPFIAGFDLIGCIDEAKDFIVSGTASDQLFGMCESLYEPNLEAEDLFETISQALLSAADRDALSGWGAVVYIIKKDKVIKRHLRTRQD, from the coding sequence ATGTCCGATCCAAGTAGTATTAATGGTGGTATCGTAGTCGCCATGGCTGGTAAAGATTGTGTGGCCATTGCCTGCGATTTACGTCTAGGTAGTCAATCCCTTGGtgtttctaataattttgaaaaaatctttaattatGGTCATGTCTTCTTTGGAATTACTGGTTTAGCTACCGATGTAACAACTTTGAATGAAGTCTTTCGTTATAAAACAAACTTATACAAACTAAAAGAGGAGAGACCCATTGAACCTGAAACATTCACACAATTAGTATCTAGTACTCTTTATGAAAAGAGGTTTGGTCCATATTTCGTAGGACCAGTTGTAGCCGGTATCAATTCGAAATCAGGTAAGCCATTCATTGCTGGTTTTGATTTAATCGGCTGTATCGATGAAGCTAAGGATTTCATTGTCAGTGGTACTGCATCTGACCAACTGTTCGGTATGTGTGAATCTTTATACGAACCTAATTTGGAAGCTGAAGATCTATTCGAAACTATAAGTCAAGCTTTACTTAGTGCAGCTGATCGTGATGCTTTATCGGGTTGGGGTGCTGTTGTTTATATAATCAAAAAGGACAAAGTTATAAAAAGACATCTAAGAACTAGACAAGATTGA
- the AIM11 gene encoding Aim11p (similar to Saccharomyces cerevisiae YBL059W and YER093C-A; ancestral locus Anc_7.381) encodes MTFKTRELSVLSEEYTSRRRTQMLRFLGATTFTLISFRYFKKALISRQYRPNMFQLNNRPPPVAAQNEAMAALTIATSITISLFSMAITGSCWIYDISSVQELRYALRNTLVPSSEEASNDNMDQETSDAIEQLKLAFSKK; translated from the exons ATGACTTTTAAAACACGAGAATTATCTGTACTATCTGAAGAGTATACAAGCAGAAGAAGAACTCAGATGCTGAGGTTTTTGGGAGCGACTACATTCACCTTAATATCGTTtcgatattttaaaaaagcACTAATATCTCGTCAAT ATCGCCCTAATATGTTTCAACTAAACAATCGACCTCCACCAGTAGCTGCGCAAAATGAAGCAATGGCAGCGTTAACCATTGCAACAAGTATTACAATCAGTTTATTCTCCATGGCAATCACTGGCTCATGTTGGATTTACGACATTTCAAGTGTACAAGAGTTAAGATACGCTTTACGCAATACTTTAGTTCCAAGTTCGGAGGAAGCTTCGAATGATAACATGGATCAAGAAACCTCAGATGCAATTGAACAACTAAAACTCGCATTCAGCAAGAAATAA